The following proteins are co-located in the Paludibaculum fermentans genome:
- a CDS encoding TonB-dependent receptor, protein MFRVLTFSFLTALCVCAQPSRTQTLSGRVLDPSAAAVPGATVRLYNRDSSFLRTAVADGQGSFRMEEVPAGEFLLEGRTGGLDQASAVNITVEPGKDLAVDLKLEIRGLASRVLVTATANPVSTSESGKAMDVVDSGEMARRQVITFSEAIKLTAGLRVQQLGGPGSFTRILTRGLRAADTGVLIDGMRLRDAASVQGDATAFLGDLQLIGTDRIEVLRGLGSSLYGTNATAGVINLVTDQGGGALRGEVTGEGGGLGLFRGMARVAGGLKHDKFQYSAGLAELNVNGGIDGIENVRNTSGMGYALWRPSANTSLSGRVWGTSANVGINSTPQAAPAANLPSSTVIPAIPLAADQARLADQGKPFSWGNATFAPNLYDPDSRRVGLVVSSLLSWNQQVSPRFNYRVNYQAVNSDRDNRNGPAGSGYQSPYNSSSIFAGRLDTIQARADWVLAKWNVLSAGYEWEREFYENPSTDQNPDPVQRVDAKASATQRSHSAFFTDQIRMLGERLQVNLSGRFQGFQLSQPVFTGGTPLYQGATFAAPPNAYTGDVAVSYFVPASSTKLRAHAGNGFRSPTLYERLGSSFYFGAFSPLGDPRLRPERTVSSDFGVDQYFANSKYRVSASYFYTRLQEVIGYAGLVNDPYGRYGGYVNMGGGLARGVEVSGEARPYRSLTLSSSYTYTNADERKSGVIGGSLRSIRVFPQMFTAVATQQVSKRTQVTLSFLGASDYISGSFFVGSGNRPYQFDGPRKLDLAVSYTLPLSERTSLRFFTRAENLTNQRYFEDGFRTPGIWATGGLKLSF, encoded by the coding sequence ATGTTTCGCGTTCTTACATTTTCCTTTCTGACGGCGTTGTGTGTCTGCGCACAGCCGTCTCGTACCCAAACCCTGTCGGGCCGCGTGCTCGATCCATCCGCCGCGGCTGTGCCCGGCGCCACCGTCCGGCTCTACAACCGCGATAGTTCGTTCCTGCGGACGGCGGTCGCCGACGGGCAGGGCTCCTTCCGGATGGAGGAGGTCCCGGCCGGCGAGTTCCTGCTGGAAGGCCGGACCGGCGGGCTGGACCAGGCCAGCGCCGTGAACATCACCGTCGAACCAGGGAAAGACCTGGCGGTCGATTTGAAGCTGGAGATTCGCGGGCTGGCGTCGCGCGTGCTGGTGACGGCCACCGCGAATCCGGTGTCGACTTCGGAGTCCGGCAAGGCGATGGATGTGGTGGATTCAGGCGAGATGGCGCGGCGGCAGGTCATCACCTTTTCGGAAGCCATCAAGCTGACAGCCGGGCTGCGTGTGCAGCAGTTGGGCGGACCGGGTTCATTTACGCGCATTCTTACACGGGGCCTGCGCGCGGCGGATACGGGTGTCCTGATCGACGGCATGCGGCTGCGCGACGCAGCCAGCGTGCAGGGTGATGCGACGGCGTTTCTCGGCGACCTGCAGTTGATTGGGACCGACCGGATTGAGGTGCTGCGCGGGTTGGGTTCGTCGCTGTATGGGACGAATGCCACGGCGGGCGTGATCAACCTGGTGACGGACCAGGGCGGCGGCGCGCTGCGCGGCGAAGTGACGGGCGAAGGCGGCGGCCTGGGCCTGTTTCGCGGCATGGCTCGCGTAGCCGGCGGCCTGAAGCACGACAAGTTCCAATACAGCGCCGGGCTGGCCGAACTAAACGTGAACGGCGGCATCGACGGAATCGAAAATGTCCGCAACACCAGCGGGATGGGCTACGCGTTGTGGCGCCCTTCGGCCAACACTTCGCTCTCCGGCCGCGTGTGGGGCACCTCGGCGAATGTAGGGATCAACTCAACTCCGCAGGCAGCTCCGGCGGCGAACCTGCCATCCTCCACCGTGATTCCAGCGATTCCGCTGGCGGCCGACCAGGCGCGTCTGGCGGATCAAGGCAAGCCGTTCTCGTGGGGCAACGCCACGTTTGCCCCGAACCTTTATGATCCCGACAGCCGGCGCGTGGGCCTGGTGGTCTCCTCGTTATTGAGCTGGAACCAGCAGGTGTCGCCGCGGTTCAACTACCGGGTGAATTACCAGGCCGTGAACTCGGATCGCGACAACAGGAACGGTCCGGCGGGCTCGGGCTACCAATCGCCTTACAATTCGTCGAGCATCTTCGCCGGCCGGCTGGATACGATCCAGGCGCGGGCTGACTGGGTGCTGGCGAAATGGAACGTGCTGAGCGCCGGATATGAGTGGGAACGGGAGTTCTATGAGAACCCGTCGACCGACCAGAATCCGGATCCGGTGCAGCGCGTGGATGCCAAGGCCTCGGCCACGCAGCGCAGCCACTCGGCTTTCTTCACCGATCAGATCCGGATGTTGGGCGAGCGGCTGCAGGTGAACCTGAGCGGCCGGTTCCAGGGCTTCCAGCTCTCGCAGCCGGTGTTCACGGGTGGCACTCCGCTGTACCAGGGGGCCACATTTGCGGCGCCTCCGAATGCGTACACGGGCGATGTGGCGGTGAGCTACTTCGTGCCGGCGAGCTCGACGAAGCTGCGCGCGCACGCGGGCAACGGGTTCCGGTCGCCGACGTTGTATGAGCGGCTGGGCTCGTCGTTCTACTTCGGAGCCTTCAGCCCGCTGGGCGATCCACGGCTGCGGCCGGAGCGGACGGTGTCGAGCGACTTCGGCGTGGATCAATACTTCGCGAACTCGAAGTATCGCGTGAGCGCCTCGTACTTCTACACACGGCTGCAGGAGGTGATCGGCTACGCCGGCCTTGTGAACGACCCGTATGGCCGCTACGGCGGCTATGTGAATATGGGCGGCGGGTTGGCACGCGGCGTGGAAGTGTCGGGCGAGGCCCGGCCGTACCGCAGCCTGACCCTGTCGTCGTCCTATACCTACACGAATGCGGACGAACGGAAGAGCGGAGTGATCGGCGGTTCGCTGCGGTCGATCCGTGTATTCCCGCAGATGTTCACGGCGGTGGCTACGCAGCAGGTGTCGAAGCGCACGCAGGTGACGCTGAGCTTCCTGGGCGCGAGCGACTACATCTCGGGTTCGTTCTTCGTGGGCAGCGGCAACCGGCCGTATCAGTTCGACGGGCCGCGGAAGCTGGACTTGGCCGTGAGCTACACGCTGCCGCTGAGCGAGCGGACGTCGTTGCGGTTCTTCACACGAGCGGAGAATCTGACGAACCAGCGCTACTTCGAGGACGGGTTCCGGACCCCCGGCATCTGGGCGACGGGCGGCTTGAAGCTGTCGTTCTAG